Genomic window (Cyprinus carpio isolate SPL01 chromosome B7, ASM1834038v1, whole genome shotgun sequence):
attttggatgcgattaatcgcaattaatcgtttgacagcactaatatatatgtatatatatatatatattacataatcatCCAAGTATGAAGAAGCTTAAATgtaagaaatttatttatttatttattttatttttggcctcTATGCAATACCTATACTTTGAAAACAGTAAATTTGtgttaataacataatatatgtaatttcattacagttatgaaaacagtaaataacagaaaatagtAATGATGAggagtactgtgtgtgtgtccaaacCTCTGACTGGTACTGTACATGATAAATGTGCAAATATCTCAGGGTTAATGTTAAGTGATAAAGATGTCACTTAAGAATAAACaggacaaatacatttttgcatgttaattttgttgttgCAAGCTGAAATAATGTCTGATGTATAGCATGTCATACTTTGTCTTCTGCAGAGTAGATGCTTTCagattatttttgttgtgtgagATCAcatcaatttcaattcaattcaaactcaacatttttactttttttttttaatttgtagcaTCACTTATTTCATACAAATATCTAGCATGACCtttattaatgctttattaattTTCCATTCAGAAGCACGCAGAGGTGACGTGCAGAAGGCAGAGAAACACTGATGGAGGGAGAGTAAAGGCACAAGAGAGCAGGACTCACCGGCTTTGCCCGAACATCATATCCACATTGTGTGTTTATTACATCCTCCTGCAAAACACATAATCGATGTGGAATTATTGGAAGACAACGGTAACGTTTCAATTGAAAGGAAGTATGCTGACAGTGTGAAGAATTCCAGTGTGTTCCAGTGACGTGAAGAGATAAGACTGGACATAGCAAACTCTGAGGGAGTTACTTCGTCATGTTTATAAGTCTTCCTCCTTATAAACTAGTACCAGGATGTGCCTGTCACCCTTCCAATCTTCTTGACTTACTTCACCTTGAATAGTTGTTGTTCCTCTTTCAAATCACTTCTGGAAATCTTGTTTTGAACATTCTTAAACAAGTTTGAATTTGGAACATTCCATACATTAATAGACTCTTCATGTACACTTTCTTTTAGTAAAGTTATAGTACAGTAGTTAAACGGTTATACACTTAAATGACTCTTTATTTAGTTCTGCTTTTATTATTCTAACTTACAGCAAACGAAACCGTCTGCAGTTTCCCTCACAGTGAAATGATGAATCGCTGCATTCACAGAAGGGCTCATAATTGAATCGTTTAATGTCAATGATGGTTATTTGTTATGAGTTAATAGCTGATAACAGGCCATAACTTCCGTCCTCTTTGCTGTAGATGTTGTGCTCACAGTGCTTGTTTACTTtctgtgaaatgttatttttactctGTTCACGTAGACCTAATCTTGTTTAATACTcccctttttttttcactctttgtcaTGTATCGTTTCCCCTCACACTTTTAAGTCTCTCTTAAATCATTAAGATAGTGGCAAACAAATTGTGTTTGGAAAAGAACTGAATATTTGTGGAGCTAGACAGCAAGTATCTCACTGGCAAAATTTTCAAACAAAGTCTTAATTGCatcatattcaaataaaaattaaattagttaaaagaATAAGTTTTGGTTtaaccccaaaaatgaaaatttgcttaatatttactcaccctcaggccatccagatttggagaaatgtagcattgcatcacttgctcaccaatggatgctctgcagtgaatgggtgccgtcagaatgagagtccaaacagctgataaaaacatcacaataatccacaaacaatccacaccactccagtccagctgTTAacttcttgtgaagtgaaaaactgtgtttgtaagaaacaaatccacgaTCGCTTCTGGCCAAATACAAATCAATAATCCATTATAGCTATTCCTCCATCTCCTCTTGTCCTCTCACATCTTTGTTTAGAAAAGTTTTTGCTTGtgaacggtgcttgatctgtgcgtactgtatttctcttctgattcagacaagacaattCACttgaaaaagcaatattatagaccgaggactcgtattttagccagaagcgacggtcttaatgatggattttttatTACAAACGCACAGCTTTGCTCTTcagaagacattaactgatggactggagtggtgtggattattgtgatgtttttatcagctgtttggaccctcattctgacggcacccattcactgcagagcatccattgctgagacactgatgcaatgctacatttctccaaatctgatgaagaaacaaactcatctacatcttggattgcttGTACATTTTTTAGCACATTtacatgtttgggtgaactatacgtTTCATTCAGTTGCCATGAAAATTCCTCTCTTACCGCTGGGTCTTTGGTGCAACAGGAGAAGGGCACGCCACATTTTTCTCGGCTGGGGTTGCTGTCTGTGCAGTTGAAGTAGATGTTGAGGTTCCAGTCATCTGCTCCAAACGCCCCGCAGCATTCCCACTGAAGAAAGGCAAATATTGTGCATGCAGTTTTATTTCTTGAGTTTTGGAACACACATTCATCATAAAACTGAgattaaattgcaataatttgGAATATTAGACAACTCTAATAGGAAGCATTAAATGCATTAGACTGCATCTGTTTAATACACATCAATGTCACAGCTGTGGCATGAGCAAGCCGTGATCCCCCATGTTTTCCCATTATACTAGTATTTGATGTTGACATGCAGTGCTTTTCTGTGTCTGTCTTCTTTATCATGCAGGGTCAGCAAGGAAATAACATGACAGCATCTGCCTGATTCTGATATCTAATTAAATCTGTCCTGAGGAAAGGCATCTGCTGGAAAGAGATCTGCAGTACAGAGCATAAAGctataaaaaaacacagtaaagttGCAGTGCAGTGTGGGACTGAAACAGGGTTTGCTCAGGAAACAATGTCATTTGTGTGCCAAGTGTGGACTTCTACTTATATCATTAATAGGAATCTGAATTTTGTTACACTGTTAGATGTCACACTGTTAACTgagtaatgcaaataaataaataaatacataataaaagtgTTAACAAGACAATTGcatgtttttctgtttcttcactAGAATATTAGTAAATCTGTATCCCACTGTTACATTTTAATGGGTTTCTTTATATCAAATACAAATATAGAATATGATGAATACAgagtctaaaaaataaaaataaaaatatgaaaatatagaaTGTGAATTCTATGTTTGAACCcaagaaataaatgtttcaacACAAGAAATGTTTTCGAAATATTGACTGAAATTATGCGCAACGACATGTTTCCACTTTTAACCTTGCAACATTGACAACACTTCAATTGCAAATATGAATATGTTTTCAATTAAAGGTTATTAAAAGGCATGCCAAAACTAAGTGATATTACTCATTATTGTTTTTcagttagttttaataaataattacaggggcaaaatgccaccaaaattcaagatatgaggaCAAAAAATGAGCCCCTGTACGCCCCTTGCTTATTAGATTTACAACATATGATATttgaaagcaatatcacacattataaatttaatattaaggtAGTTTAGTGacagtattgtctgtttttttgctCTACTGTATTTCACCAACACAATTAGTTCAAACACAGCTGCAGTAGCAGGAGCAATATGTTTCACTTCTGAAAGAATCTGTGTTTTTGGATTTGAATCAGTCtaacaaatgattcagtgactcactcataaagacgcACATTAAAGAATCACATGCTTCATTCCTGAAcgaatcagccattttgaacaAACCACATTTGAACCAATTAATTATTCAATGACTCTGATCCTAACCCTACCCAAatatacatgtagttaattaatatccctcagtacttaaatgtataattgcactgtaacaaggacaccttaaaataaagtttaacttcattttttgtaacatttcaaatttctctctctctctctctctctctctctctctctctctctctctctctctctctatatatatatatatatacaagaaatTAATATCATAGGATTATGCAACTTtaactgcagtgtaaatgcatttattccaACTCAGggctgcattaaacagtctgtgtaaattcAGTGCCACCTCAGGTGCAGCTTTTGTGCCACCTCTAcagtgcaaagatgaattttgttgatacgcATTTCATTTAATTGGTAAATTCACTTAAATGTTCTCAATACattcaattagaataataaagcattatatctatctataaagTGTCTCTAGATATATTTGATGACCACTAATCTGACTATCGGGGTGGTCTTGTAGTGTTTATAATGGTTTTGGACTTAGTACTTCAAATCTGAGGTGAAAAAATAAGATTTCTTAAAGTTCAATAGTcactttttcaaatgaaatacttctcagataaaaaaaacaacacctttcAGACCCAAATGGCACCATTTCAGTAACCTTCTAAATGTCAGCACATTTTAGCCTCGAAATAAACAACATTCTGAACAGTTTGACATCTTACTATTCAAAGAAATGAAGAAACGCGAACCGGCAGGGATCTCAGTAAGTGTGCTGTCTGTGCTGACAGTGAATAAGGAGTCTTCAAGTCGTGCTGTTGCTATGGGAACTGTTTCTGTAATGGCATGTGGCGCAGATAAACTGATAGTTTGCTTTTTTTCTCCTGTGCACTCACATCTTCCCCTTTCATCTTGTTTACACCTTTCCTCATTTTCACTTTCTAGTGTATTTTCTCTGCCTTTATACTGGAGACATGAGCGCTCTGTGCTCTCTAGCCTGCGGTCTTACATATTCCTGAGTGAAGTCGATGAGGTTCTGCAAGTCAATGTCATCTCTGTAGGCTCGTATGTTGTTGTTGATGAAAAAGTTGAGCTGATCTTTAATCCAGTCTTTAAAGACAAAGGCCAGGACACCGGCGGTCAGCTCCAGGAAGAAGATTATCCCCAGAAACACCGAAAACTGGGAGAGAAGAGAGACAAATACACTTTACTACAGTCATTAACACTCTATACCTCATCCcctgtagtattttttttctgttctgaataatataataaaatgtcaaaattgagaaacagatttttgtatttttaaataattgtttgcagAATGCATTGACACTAGTTTCATTTTTgcagtctaaaaataaatacaaaaatgaatacatACGACATACtaaatggcaataaataaataaatgagtgacATCAGTTTGTGCAGACATCAGATTTAGCAAATttagcaaatttattttttattcgttTCTAAAATGCTTTGCAATTTCTGTAATGTGAGTCAaagcaaatacatacatacatacaaaatgccaaaactgaaaaaaaatctaattgctttattacaaaaatttaaattacactgttgtaataattttagcataatatataattaaattgctacataattttagcaatttaattttaattttaccaaaatatcaaataataaatgcatacattcagAATATCACTTTAAAAATGTCACTCGTGACCTCAGATTGTAAAGTataaattttgtgattttttaaaatcatttttgcaaatgaaaaacattttttcattacagTACATACGGGACAAACATCTACCAGAGACTGTATGCACAAAGCATTTTAAGCACAGTTAGAAAATGcctaaatagaatatatatttgatgtttgtaaatgcaACAAGCAtcaaatatatattctattttagcATTTTCTAACTGTGCTTAAAATGCTTTGTGCATGCACTCTCTGGTAGATGTTTGTCCCGTATGTACTGTATTAATGGCTGTGGAAACACCCACGCATGTAAGTGTTAAAAAAGCACTGATCTGTTTTGTAACAGATAAGAATCAAAACTTGAATACATACAAATTTGAGCAGGAGGGTGTTTTCCCTCAAGGCCCCGATACAGCCAGCGAAACCCAGGATGAACATCACCCCTCCAACTACCATGAACAACCACACTGGATCAAATCCACCCAGATCCGTGATGGAGGAGATGTTAGACAGAACTCCCTGAGGAACACACAGAGCTCTAATTAGCTGAACGGCTTCCCAGAACCTTGAGAATTTGCTTCAAATGTGATTGTTTGCAATTACGGCAGATAcaaatatttgcaaacatttcATTACAGACAGAAGCCGTGTGGTTTCAAAGTCACAAATATGGCACAGAAAATGGCAAACTGATCaagcatacacacaaacaatataTCAAAGCGTGTTCATACATGCTTGTGTGTAAAAGATCACACGGACTATTGAGAGAGAAATTTACATATTTCATGAAACTGTCCAAAAATGCACTTTTGTGGTCCACTCTACATGGAGCACATGGTGTGTTTGTAGACAAATAACtctgcacagtgtgtgtgtgtgtgtgtgtgtgtgtgtgtgtgtgtctatatttgAAGAAAACAGCTGCACACGTGATAATGCTCTTAGCTGTTATTTCCATCCCTATGTGACAGGGTAGTtaactaaactaataaataaataaataaacttaaaacaaaacaaacattaactgaaataaaataaaataaaaccgtcaacgtattttatttcagctactgtagctgccaaggcaacatttcttatttgcatttagttgtaccaaaataactaaaaccaaaactgaaataaaaatgaataaaaagtatattatatatatatatttttttttttaattatattttaaaaactttaagtaaaattaatatgaaatataatattatcGTAGTAATCCTAAAACATCACTGCACCTCATACAGTATGGGACATCTCAACTTAACACATACATTAATATGcctatcaaataaaaatatgcataaagaATATGCATTCAGTCTTGTTTATTCTCACCTTCTCACTCCATGCCCACAACCCGATTCCAAGGAAAGCCACACCAAGCAACTATAAAACAAGACAGATATGGCATTACTTTAGCGACGatgaattgttttaaaaagcaaaGCAGATTAAGAGGTTTTGAGATGTTACAGCATGCATTGCacattattgaaaacaataatttcACACACTATTTGCTCAACTTTTttatttgtggaacacaaaagaagaattttaGTAAACAAACACTTTCAGTTCCCATCGACTTCTACTGTAAGGTCCAGAAATATCATGGAAGtcatgggaaccaaaactgtttgtaccaaaatatcttctgtgtgtgtgaactatccatttaaatgtttatttaacccacaattatatatatatatatatatatatatatatatatatatatatatatatatatatatatatatatatatatatatatatatatatatatatatatatatatatatatatgtatatatatatatatatatatatatatatatatatatatataaagttcaaaCCAACCAATATTACACTCcgatatgaaaatgtaaaaacgaATTGTTGTCCATGATTATGAAAAGACGTGAAAATGTCATGCTTTTTAGACATGTGACGCAAAGCATAGATTACTATTCTCCAAAGTACACAGTAATGTTTCCATTTCAAAACCCCTTCCCAGTGAGCCAATGCTGAACATTAGAGATAAAAAGACAGCAAGCATTTTATCAGACCCCTTCAGCCTGACCAAACATTAGGTCATGTCTCATAACCATTGAGTGTAAAGAGTGCCAGCCTCTATATCTCACGCTTAAGGTCTTGCTTTTAATTTCAACAGCTTCTCATGCCACACTCTGACACAGTTTCTGCAATCTGATCTTATATGGTGACATCTGAGCAGACATCTGGTCCTTCCCATGAAACGTACGGTATGTCCTCAACTTGTCCATAAGGTTGTGATTCTGCTAGCCTTTCAGAACTGGAGAACATCGCCTTTATTTGTACCTTATTTCTTCttataccatgtttttttttattttatttattttttctgccaaacattaaacacaaatatgcacTGTGTTCACATTAACTGGAAGGcctacaactatatatatatatatatatatttcctctaGATAGAACTGTACAATTGGCAGATTTTgtagatgaaattaaaatgtaattaaaggaatagccaaaaattacttaaaaaaggccaaattaaatttgctgaaaatctacaTACAGATTAGTTagtttctttatcagatttggagaaatgtagcattgcatcacttgctcaccaatggatgctctgcagtgaatgggtgccgccagaatgagagtccaaacagctgataaaaacatcacaataatccacaagtaatccacaccccTCCAGTCCAATAATCCcctggtgtggattattgtgatgtttttatcagctgtttggactctcattctgagggcacccattcactgcagagcatccattggtgagcaagtgatgcaattctacatttctccaaatccgttctgatgaaaaaataaactcatctacatcttggaaggcctgaggatggttacattttcagcaaattttcagttttgctatatgagaaaaataataatgataaaaaaagcaAGCACGTGGGTGGAGACACATGGATTTGAATGTCAGCTATGCATTTCTACACAAATACATCATTGCTTTCAAATATAACCACTGTGTTTTAGTGGGGTCAAGACCTTTAGTCAGATCACCCATCTGTACTGAAGCTCACAAGCTATCAGACTTGAGAAACCTCCAGAATTTCATTCATTATTCAAGAAAACACTCACAGCTACATTTTGCCAAGTTGTTTTAGTCTAAACGGCCCTGTTTTTCCCTCATAACGGTCCATCTTTTCACCATCAGAGCGCCCACTGTGCCTCACACAagagtttttgtgtacataaaataTGCAAGACAACAGTACAGTGATTGTGGGTACAGGGTCTCTCTCATACAGTAGTTCTTTTAGTAAAAAACTGTGCATCAAATCTGGCTGGTTACTGTGTAAAGCCTCATATCACCAcaatcagagaaaaaaacaaacaaataaaaatcaggtAAAGTAAACAGATGTACAGACTGCACAGTACTAGTGTATGAAACCCTATCTATTTTCTAAAcgcatgttatagatcttattgcaTATGTTTAAACACCCACATCTCCAAATAAACCAATGCACAAAACCAAGTTCCCACACTACTACTTGTTCGAATCCACTTGGATGCATATCagaatatggaagaaaagatctctCGCTGCTTCTGTTTCACCACAActtgttttttagcaaatttgaggaattttaaaaaataacttttttttttttaattaatttgtaaagtGGTTGCTAATAGAGAGAGACCTGGAGAGTGAGGAATGAAGGACAATTTAGTTTCTTGGACTTGATTTCAAACACAGACAGAAGTTTTGTGGAGCACAAAGGCTCCATTCATTCCCATCCAACTTTGCACACAATGGAGCGAACCggaaaacatgcagcttttttttttttcagcgtcaCAGGGTGTTGTTTGTGATATTAAAGCTGCACACACACCCAGTTCACATGTCTCTGTGGACTAATACATGGAGAAATGCATATTCCTTCTTGACTGTTTGCATGTGTAGTAGTCTGAAAGGAACTGTATGGCATCAGCATCAGAATCAGTCAGGACATGGAAAGAGACTAAAGAGAATTAAATGGATTCGCAAATATTCCCAGAGCAAACATGCATTATTATGATCGTTTTCATAACAACCAGCTGCTCCATTAAAGCTTAAGCATAATGGCCACCCTGCACTACATATTACAGTAGACAGAGAATTACATACAATAAGAATACCGTATGCAATGAATGGCCACATGTAGACCataatgtatgcatgcattttaatacttgcatttattttatataaaattattttaatggaatGTATTACTAAATAGAAGCTGAGTTTAAGtaatccagtctttagtgtcacacgattcttcagaaatcattctaatatgaaagaaaataataaaataaaataaaataaactgatacttttatttagcaaggatgcatcgAAATGaccaaaagtaaaagtaaaaacatttataacgttaccaaagatttctatttcaaataaattaaatttcttgttttcattttcatcaaagattcctgaaaaaattCAACACTGACATAATaagaacttatatatatataatatatataattgataatacagctagcaaatcagcatattagaatgatttctgaaggatcatgtgacactgaagactggagaaatgatgctgaaaattcagctttgatcacaagaataaattacattttaaaatatattcaaatagaaaatagtgattttaaattataataatatttcaccatattactgtatttttatcaaataaatgcagccttggtgaacataagagccttctttaaatttttaaaaaaaatcttaacaataatacacacacatttggCCAGTCcataatgtaaatacacaacccTTTTAGttagatatattatattcttGTTCACCATCTGGCATCATGACCAGCATACTCTTAAAGGAAATGACATATACCTCAGTGAAAACATTCTGTATGCAAGCCAGAAAAATGTCACACAGAAACAAAGGAGTGCTTTGACTTAAGGAACAAGCTAGTGGAGCCTGACTCACTTTCAATTTGGAAATGCATTCAGACAGTGTACCGAGACGAGAGCAGTATTTCTGAGGTGTGTTATATGCTACCCTGCCAAAATAAATCT
Coding sequences:
- the LOC109083314 gene encoding tetraspanin-5 isoform X2; protein product: MMSGKHYKGQEVSCCIKYFIFGFNIIFWLLGVAFLGIGLWAWSEKGVLSNISSITDLGGFDPVWLFMVVGGVMFILGFAGCIGALRENTLLLKFFSVFLGIIFFLELTAGVLAFVFKDWIKDQLNFFINNNIRAYRDDIDLQNLIDFTQEYWECCGAFGADDWNLNIYFNCTDSNPSREKCGVPFSCCTKDPAEDVINTQCGYDVRAKPDAEQTTYINVKGCVPQFEKWLQDNLTVVAGIFIGIALLQIFGICLAQNLVSDIEAVRASWVPPPSYVARRPPSHYSKKASAYS
- the LOC109083314 gene encoding tetraspanin-5 isoform X3, with product MMSGKHYKGQEVSCCIKYFIFGFNIIFWLLGVAFLGIGLWAWSEKGVLSNISSITDLGGFDPVWLFMVVGGVMFILGFAGCIGALRENTLLLKFFSVFLGIIFFLELTAGVLAFVFKDWIKDQLNFFINNNIRAYRDDIDLQNLIDFTQEYWECCGAFGADDWNLNIYFNCTDSNPSREKCGVPFSCCTKDPAEDVINTQCGYDVRAKPDAEQTTYINVKGCVPQFEKWLQDNLTVVAGIFIGIALLQIFGICLAQNLVSDIEAVRASCLFT
- the LOC109083314 gene encoding tetraspanin-5 isoform X1: MMSGKHYKGQEVSCCIKYFIFGFNIIFWLLGVAFLGIGLWAWSEKGVLSNISSITDLGGFDPVWLFMVVGGVMFILGFAGCIGALRENTLLLKFFSVFLGIIFFLELTAGVLAFVFKDWIKDQLNFFINNNIRAYRDDIDLQNLIDFTQEYWECCGAFGADDWNLNIYFNCTDSNPSREKCGVPFSCCTKDPAEDVINTQCGYDVRAKPDAEQTTYINVKGCVPQFEKWLQDNLTVVAGIFIGIALLQVRTSSATADCIFCFYFIFLSLFPQIFGICLAQNLVSDIEAVRASW